A genome region from Colwellia sp. Arc7-D includes the following:
- a CDS encoding OprD family outer membrane porin, with the protein MNVFKQPLTVSAVMAMSSTFLNDVSAFENGEMQTDNIAAETSDTGFSGRIRVGYISIDNEVEARMQSSAIGAELNYSSASWQGLTANGSLYTTQKIFHDDEGSFFGSDGDGYAVLGQAYLKANIENTEVKLGRFGFDSPYVDMNDVRMVPNSFTGILVTNADITDTTVYAAHLTDWISVDSEKPEDFIDLLGSDSVNVLGVVYQGIDHVELQTWYYNAKDLADFFYVDATVEFDNITLGAQFGKQSDSSDNNSGPDGDVYGIMASYTLNDFTFKSSYNHVSGTIINGFGGGPFYSNAADHTISGVLDQDALAVGVDYSGFDNITLGLLNVAFDKGADEIDLFFSYDFGNNMVFDFIYHHIHDDGKMVLAMFNVGF; encoded by the coding sequence ATGAATGTTTTTAAACAACCATTAACTGTAAGCGCAGTTATGGCAATGTCTAGTACATTTTTAAATGATGTTTCTGCTTTTGAAAACGGCGAAATGCAAACTGATAATATTGCTGCTGAAACGTCAGATACAGGGTTTTCTGGTCGTATTCGTGTGGGCTACATTTCAATTGATAATGAGGTTGAAGCGCGTATGCAAAGTTCTGCTATCGGCGCAGAGCTTAATTATAGCAGTGCAAGTTGGCAAGGTCTTACTGCCAACGGTAGCTTATATACCACACAAAAAATATTCCACGATGATGAAGGTAGCTTTTTTGGCTCTGATGGCGACGGTTATGCCGTTTTAGGACAAGCCTACCTAAAAGCAAACATTGAAAATACTGAAGTTAAACTCGGCCGTTTTGGTTTTGACTCGCCTTATGTTGACATGAACGATGTGCGTATGGTGCCGAATAGCTTTACCGGCATTTTAGTGACTAATGCCGATATTACCGATACCACGGTATATGCTGCGCATTTAACTGACTGGATCAGTGTAGATAGCGAAAAACCAGAAGACTTTATTGATCTACTAGGTAGTGATAGCGTTAACGTATTAGGTGTTGTTTATCAGGGAATTGACCATGTTGAGCTACAAACATGGTATTACAATGCCAAAGACTTAGCCGACTTTTTCTATGTTGATGCTACCGTTGAGTTTGATAACATTACCTTAGGTGCTCAATTTGGTAAGCAATCAGACAGCAGTGATAATAATAGCGGCCCTGATGGTGACGTATATGGCATTATGGCCAGTTATACATTGAATGACTTTACATTTAAATCCTCGTATAACCATGTGTCGGGTACTATTATCAATGGCTTTGGTGGCGGTCCTTTTTATTCCAATGCGGCAGATCACACTATATCGGGTGTACTCGATCAAGATGCCTTGGCAGTTGGTGTTGATTACAGTGGTTTTGATAACATCACGTTGGGATTATTAAATGTTGCTTTTGACAAAGGTGCTGACGAAATAGACTTATTTTTCAGCTATGATTTTGGTAATAACATGGTATTTGATTTTATTTATCACCATATACATGACGATGGAAAAATGGTTTTAGCTATGTTTAATGTTGGCTTTTAA